One stretch of Filifactor alocis ATCC 35896 DNA includes these proteins:
- a CDS encoding D-alanyl-D-alanine carboxypeptidase family protein: MSKYNLKTKNLLFAVIIFFNTVFLHDIHAVATNTPSLGLNCSTAVLIEEETGKILYEKQKDVPVYPASTTKIMTALLTLEHLDLNQKITVPEDMGPADGSAMYLLPGETFTVEELLQGLLVKSANDAAILLAKNISGSVEEFSNLMNQRAQEIGCQNTHFVNPNGLHDPNHTTSAYDLALIAREAMKNPKFRELVSTDFVQIHATEQTPEIRYFRNTNKFLWSKQTIDYKGISTPIKYDVIDGIKTGYTPEAGKCLVSSGEKNGIRLIAVVMKNQGLEVYANSRKLLDYGFQNFTKKKIFTANEVAGTTVIVDSLEKNLDFYVKEDYYSIENINSKSEIEQEVFLNENIKFPIHVDEEIGTLKLKDNGVILEELPIFAKNEIHSVYSLQGFVHFSKNHKFLSVLTMVGIFIVLITIFAAVRLISKKRRRKRRRKLSHSSYRVQ; this comes from the coding sequence ATGTCAAAATATAATCTAAAAACAAAAAATTTGTTATTCGCAGTCATCATTTTTTTTAATACAGTCTTTTTACATGATATACATGCTGTAGCCACCAATACTCCTTCACTTGGGCTAAATTGTTCTACAGCAGTATTGATAGAAGAAGAGACAGGTAAAATTCTCTATGAAAAACAAAAGGATGTACCTGTCTATCCGGCATCTACCACAAAAATTATGACTGCCTTACTGACTCTGGAACATCTTGATTTAAATCAAAAAATTACCGTTCCCGAAGACATGGGACCGGCTGACGGAAGTGCAATGTACCTTCTTCCCGGTGAAACATTCACTGTAGAAGAATTATTACAAGGATTGCTGGTAAAATCTGCAAATGATGCTGCCATATTACTTGCTAAAAATATTTCCGGATCCGTTGAAGAATTTTCTAACTTGATGAATCAACGAGCCCAAGAAATTGGTTGTCAAAATACACACTTTGTGAATCCAAACGGTTTGCACGATCCCAATCACACTACATCTGCTTACGATCTTGCTCTAATTGCACGAGAAGCCATGAAAAATCCAAAGTTTAGAGAACTTGTGTCAACTGACTTCGTACAAATTCATGCTACAGAACAAACCCCTGAAATAAGGTATTTCAGAAACACAAACAAATTTTTATGGTCCAAACAAACTATAGACTATAAAGGAATCAGTACTCCTATCAAATACGATGTCATTGACGGAATCAAAACAGGTTATACTCCGGAAGCAGGAAAATGTCTAGTTTCCAGCGGTGAAAAAAATGGTATTCGTCTAATTGCCGTTGTAATGAAAAATCAAGGCCTTGAAGTATATGCTAATTCCAGAAAATTATTAGACTACGGATTCCAAAATTTTACTAAGAAAAAGATTTTCACTGCAAATGAGGTAGCAGGTACAACTGTTATCGTAGATAGTTTGGAAAAAAATTTAGATTTCTATGTAAAGGAAGATTATTATTCTATAGAGAATATTAATAGTAAGAGTGAGATAGAACAAGAGGTTTTTCTAAATGAAAATATAAAGTTTCCTATTCATGTGGATGAAGAAATCGGAACATTAAAACTAAAAGACAATGGAGTTATTCTTGAAGAATTACCTATATTTGCAAAAAATGAAATACACTCCGTCTATTCTTTACAGGGTTTCGTTCATTTTTCAAAAAATCATAAGTTCTTGAGTGTTCTTACAATGGTTGGAATTTTTATCGTTTTAATTACTATTTTTGCGGCTGTTAGACTTATTTCAAAAAAAAGAAGAAGAAAGAGAAGAAGAAAACTCAGTCATTCTTCCTATCGCGTACAATGA
- a CDS encoding heavy metal translocating P-type ATPase, with product MNQNQKKERNKIIIASVIFGIFLFTDINETIDFIKFLLLYLYIGWDILKKSFKNIINGNVFDENFLMSIATIGAFLLGEYHEALEVMIFYRVGELFQDYAMEQSRESIVELMNIAPEYATLKQGDEFVQVDPEDVSVGSIIMVKAGEKIPLDGRVVSGSSMLNTAALTGESKLKTVTEGDEVVSGCINVNHVLMIQSTKSYEDSTVSKIMELVESSYEKKAKTEKYITKFARYYTPFVVIFAVVLCLIPPVLFHQSFHTWIYRSLTFLVISCPCALVVSIPLSFFSGIGSGAHHGVLIKGGEYIERLSNLETIVFDKTGTLTEGNFKVEGLYSDSMPQELLWDYVVLSEVYCNHPIAISLREQYHGSIDYKRIKDYREFVGLGIVSQIDDKEICIGNEKLMRQEEVTIDNTILCNSNVVYIAIDHEYVGYILLEDKIKEDSPEVIDRIKSMGIKNIVIFTGDEEEISKSVAKSLGIENVCYELLPQDKVYHIEELLHSKSKNKFVGFVGDGINDAPVLSRVDVGISMGRLGSDAAIEASDVVLMDDNILKIPFAIELSKRTMLIIKENIIFSLGVKGIVLFLTAVGILGMQWAVFSDVGVSVLAILNAFRIKK from the coding sequence ATGAATCAAAATCAAAAAAAAGAAAGAAATAAGATAATAATAGCATCTGTTATTTTTGGTATTTTTCTCTTTACAGATATCAATGAAACCATTGATTTTATAAAGTTTTTGCTGTTATATCTCTATATAGGATGGGATATATTAAAGAAATCATTTAAAAATATAATAAACGGAAATGTCTTTGATGAGAATTTTTTGATGAGTATTGCAACTATAGGTGCATTTTTGTTGGGAGAATATCATGAAGCACTTGAGGTTATGATTTTTTATAGAGTAGGAGAATTGTTTCAAGACTATGCGATGGAACAGTCAAGAGAATCAATTGTTGAATTGATGAATATTGCTCCTGAATACGCGACTTTGAAACAAGGAGATGAATTTGTTCAAGTAGATCCGGAAGATGTTTCTGTGGGAAGTATCATTATGGTAAAAGCAGGTGAAAAAATCCCTTTAGATGGAAGAGTTGTTAGTGGAAGTTCTATGCTGAATACAGCTGCTTTAACCGGGGAATCTAAATTAAAGACGGTTACAGAAGGGGATGAAGTTGTCAGTGGATGTATCAATGTAAATCATGTTTTGATGATACAATCCACAAAGAGTTATGAAGATTCAACTGTTTCTAAAATTATGGAATTAGTAGAATCTTCTTATGAGAAAAAAGCAAAGACCGAAAAATATATTACCAAATTTGCAAGATACTATACACCGTTTGTTGTCATATTTGCAGTGGTATTGTGTTTGATTCCTCCTGTTTTATTTCATCAATCCTTCCATACATGGATTTATCGCTCCTTAACGTTTTTGGTTATTTCTTGTCCTTGTGCGCTAGTTGTTTCTATTCCGCTAAGTTTTTTCTCCGGAATCGGTTCAGGAGCACATCATGGTGTTTTGATAAAAGGCGGGGAGTATATTGAGAGATTGTCGAATTTGGAGACAATTGTTTTTGATAAGACGGGAACTTTGACAGAAGGCAATTTTAAAGTGGAGGGGTTATATTCCGATAGTATGCCACAAGAGTTATTGTGGGATTATGTAGTTTTGTCGGAAGTTTATTGCAATCATCCAATTGCGATTTCTTTAAGAGAACAGTATCATGGAAGTATTGATTATAAAAGGATAAAGGATTACAGAGAATTTGTTGGACTTGGAATTGTATCACAAATTGATGATAAAGAGATATGCATAGGTAACGAAAAGTTGATGAGACAAGAGGAAGTAACCATTGATAATACTATCCTATGTAACAGTAATGTAGTATATATCGCTATTGATCATGAATATGTAGGGTATATTCTTCTGGAAGATAAGATAAAAGAAGATTCCCCTGAGGTAATCGATAGAATAAAGAGCATGGGTATAAAAAATATTGTTATATTTACCGGAGATGAAGAAGAGATATCAAAGAGTGTAGCAAAATCTTTAGGAATAGAGAATGTATGTTATGAACTTTTACCTCAAGATAAAGTGTATCATATCGAAGAGTTACTACACAGTAAAAGTAAGAATAAGTTTGTAGGATTTGTGGGAGATGGTATCAATGATGCTCCTGTTCTTTCAAGAGTGGATGTCGGAATTTCAATGGGAAGATTGGGAAGCGATGCAGCGATAGAAGCATCTGATGTTGTGCTTATGGATGACAATATCTTAAAAATACCATTTGCTATCGAATTATCCAAACGAACTATGCTTATCATAAAAGAAAATATTATATTTTCTTTAGGTGTAAAAGGGATTGTATTATTCTTGACAGCTGTCGGAATATTAGGAATGCAATGGGCTGTTTTTTCTGATGTGGGTGTCAGTGTTTTGGCGATATTAAATGCATTTCGTATAAAAAAATAA